A single window of Nematostella vectensis chromosome 4, jaNemVect1.1, whole genome shotgun sequence DNA harbors:
- the LOC5509309 gene encoding organic cation transporter protein isoform X1, translating into MDDDHWAISGLKPNSISTKQNHFDDIFAHVRSFGSYQRTLWVVFYFLMFPVCGQFVSVVFAFGTPRFHCATPNLTCFPNTCCDNCTEYEFDGPMRTTVSEWNLICDRAYLGATLQSCFFVGMLVGSLVSGFISDAWGRKKCFYLSYALMVVAGVSCVFVDCISFFAFLRFVVGAGTAGAMLSEYVLISEYVGPKARTLIAIYTTLTWMTTELVNYAVAFFVRDWKILLVIYTAPGVLAIFLWRWIPESPRWLVAHGYVDEAHSVIMKYGPKKGKESVDSAALRDLIQNIRQDQINEEKEAKKYTPLDMLRGKKLRKWTFILAFQWFAVSLLAFGTYIFVSQLAGDIYTNYFIMNGIGFINIPIQWVLFKRVGRRLTHGCCAITVAVVLFIMLAIHKDYPLTTTTMAIVASVIGNMNWASIYLITSELFPTLLRNIATGVGSTSARVGAIIAPYIGMTAQFPGLSLALPVSIFGAVALLNGALSYWLPETLFAKMHQTIEEAEAAKDYYGIPCCGGKPLREEKDTELQELTIQL; encoded by the exons atgGACGACGATCATTGGGCAATCTCTGGGCTTAAGCCTAACAGCATATCGACCAAGCAAAACCATTTTGACGACATCTTTGCTCACGTGCGCTCGTTCGGCAGCTACCAGAGAACGCTTTGGGTGGTGTTCTATTTCCTCATGTTCCCAGTCTGTGGGCAGTTCGTCTCTGTCGTGTTCGCATTCGGGACACCCCGGTTCCACTGTGCCACGCCCAACCTCACTTGCTTTCCAAATACGTGCTGCGACAACTGCACGGAATACGAGTTTGATGGACCGATGAGAACTACGGTATCTGAG TGGAATTTGATCTGTGACCGCGCGTACCTGGGTGCTACTCTGCAGTCCTGCTTCTTCGTGGGCATGCTGGTCGGCTCACTGGTCAGCGGTTTTATCTCGGATGCCTGGGGGAGAAAAAAGTGCTTCTATCTCTCATACGCCCTCATG gTCGTAGCGGGTGTCTCGTGCGTGTTTGTTGACTGCATCTCCTTCTTCGCCTTCCTTCGTTTCGTGGTCGGAGCTGGCACGGCTGGGGCTATGTTATCAGAATACGTGCTTATCAGCGAGTACGTGGGTCCAAAAGCTCGCACTCTCATTGCGATCTACACAACCTTGACATGGATGACTACGGAATTGGTGAATTATGCAGTAGCTTTCTTTGTTCGAGACTGGAAAATTTTACTTGTGATTTACACAGCTCCTGGTGTACTGGCGATTTTCCTTTGGAG ATGGATCCCCGAGTCCCCTCGCTGGCTGGTTGCCCATGGCTACGTGGACGAGGCGCATTCCGTCATCATGAAGTACGGGCCCAAGAAAGGAAAAGAATCCGTGGACTCGGCCGCTCTGAGGGACTTGATACAGAACATCCGCCAGGATCAGATAAATGAAGAGAAAGAGGCGAAGAAATATACTCCCCTTGATATGCTAAGAGGGAAAAAGCTGAGAAAGTGGACCTTTATTCTCGCATTCCAATG GTTCGCTGTGTCGCTCCTCGCATTCGGCACGTACATTTTCGTCTCCCAGCTCGCAGGTGACATCTACACTAACTATTTTATCATGAATGGTATCGGTTTCATCAATATACCAATCCAGTGGGTTCTCTTTAAGAG AGTGGGAAGAAGGCTGACACATGGGTGCTGTGCTATCACCGTGGCTGTCGTGCTGTTTATCATGCTGGCCATTCATAAGG ATTACCCTTTGACTACGACTACTATGGCAATAGTCGCTTCGGTAATTGGTAACATGAACTGGGCCTCTATCTACCTCATTACTTCTGAGCTTTTCCCAACGCTTTTGAG AAACATCGCCACTGGAGTAGGTTCTACGAGTGCTCGCGTTGGAGCCATCATAGCTCCGTACATCGGAATGACC GCACAGTTTCCAGGTCTCTCACTGGCTCTCCCGGTCTCAATATTTGGCGCGGTCGCTCTTCTAAACGGTGCGCTCTCCTATTGGCTGCCAGAGACGCTGTTCGCCAAAATGCACCAGACGATCGAAGAGGCCGAGGCCGCTAAAGATTATTATGGGATACCTTGCTGCGGTGGGAAACCGCTGAGAGAAGAAAAGGACACA
- the LOC5509309 gene encoding solute carrier family 22 member 13 isoform X2 — MDDDHWAISGLKPNSISTKQNHFDDIFAHVRSFGSYQRTLWVVFYFLMFPVCGQFVSVVFAFGTPRFHCATPNLTCFPNTCCDNCTEYEFDGPMRTTVSEVVAGVSCVFVDCISFFAFLRFVVGAGTAGAMLSEYVLISEYVGPKARTLIAIYTTLTWMTTELVNYAVAFFVRDWKILLVIYTAPGVLAIFLWRWIPESPRWLVAHGYVDEAHSVIMKYGPKKGKESVDSAALRDLIQNIRQDQINEEKEAKKYTPLDMLRGKKLRKWTFILAFQWFAVSLLAFGTYIFVSQLAGDIYTNYFIMNGIGFINIPIQWVLFKRVGRRLTHGCCAITVAVVLFIMLAIHKDYPLTTTTMAIVASVIGNMNWASIYLITSELFPTLLRNIATGVGSTSARVGAIIAPYIGMTAQFPGLSLALPVSIFGAVALLNGALSYWLPETLFAKMHQTIEEAEAAKDYYGIPCCGGKPLREEKDTELQELTIQL, encoded by the exons atgGACGACGATCATTGGGCAATCTCTGGGCTTAAGCCTAACAGCATATCGACCAAGCAAAACCATTTTGACGACATCTTTGCTCACGTGCGCTCGTTCGGCAGCTACCAGAGAACGCTTTGGGTGGTGTTCTATTTCCTCATGTTCCCAGTCTGTGGGCAGTTCGTCTCTGTCGTGTTCGCATTCGGGACACCCCGGTTCCACTGTGCCACGCCCAACCTCACTTGCTTTCCAAATACGTGCTGCGACAACTGCACGGAATACGAGTTTGATGGACCGATGAGAACTACGGTATCTGAG gTCGTAGCGGGTGTCTCGTGCGTGTTTGTTGACTGCATCTCCTTCTTCGCCTTCCTTCGTTTCGTGGTCGGAGCTGGCACGGCTGGGGCTATGTTATCAGAATACGTGCTTATCAGCGAGTACGTGGGTCCAAAAGCTCGCACTCTCATTGCGATCTACACAACCTTGACATGGATGACTACGGAATTGGTGAATTATGCAGTAGCTTTCTTTGTTCGAGACTGGAAAATTTTACTTGTGATTTACACAGCTCCTGGTGTACTGGCGATTTTCCTTTGGAG ATGGATCCCCGAGTCCCCTCGCTGGCTGGTTGCCCATGGCTACGTGGACGAGGCGCATTCCGTCATCATGAAGTACGGGCCCAAGAAAGGAAAAGAATCCGTGGACTCGGCCGCTCTGAGGGACTTGATACAGAACATCCGCCAGGATCAGATAAATGAAGAGAAAGAGGCGAAGAAATATACTCCCCTTGATATGCTAAGAGGGAAAAAGCTGAGAAAGTGGACCTTTATTCTCGCATTCCAATG GTTCGCTGTGTCGCTCCTCGCATTCGGCACGTACATTTTCGTCTCCCAGCTCGCAGGTGACATCTACACTAACTATTTTATCATGAATGGTATCGGTTTCATCAATATACCAATCCAGTGGGTTCTCTTTAAGAG AGTGGGAAGAAGGCTGACACATGGGTGCTGTGCTATCACCGTGGCTGTCGTGCTGTTTATCATGCTGGCCATTCATAAGG ATTACCCTTTGACTACGACTACTATGGCAATAGTCGCTTCGGTAATTGGTAACATGAACTGGGCCTCTATCTACCTCATTACTTCTGAGCTTTTCCCAACGCTTTTGAG AAACATCGCCACTGGAGTAGGTTCTACGAGTGCTCGCGTTGGAGCCATCATAGCTCCGTACATCGGAATGACC GCACAGTTTCCAGGTCTCTCACTGGCTCTCCCGGTCTCAATATTTGGCGCGGTCGCTCTTCTAAACGGTGCGCTCTCCTATTGGCTGCCAGAGACGCTGTTCGCCAAAATGCACCAGACGATCGAAGAGGCCGAGGCCGCTAAAGATTATTATGGGATACCTTGCTGCGGTGGGAAACCGCTGAGAGAAGAAAAGGACACA
- the LOC5498862 gene encoding organic cation transporter protein: MDDNDWAISGLKPNSISTKQNHFDDIFAHVRSFGSYQRTLWVVFYFLMFPVCGQFVSVVFAFGTPRFHCATPNLTCSPNTCCNNCTEYEFDGPMRTTVSEWNLICDRAYLGATLQSCFFAGMLIGSLVSGLISDAWGRKKCFYLSYALMVVAGVSCVFVDCISFFAFLRFVVGAGTAGAMLSRYVLICEFVGPKTRTLIAIYGGFTWMTTELVNYAVAFLVRDWKMLLLIYTAPGVLAIFLWRWIPESPRWLLAHGYVDGAHSVIMKYGPKKGKESVDSAALSDLIQSTRQDQIKEEKESKKYTPLDMLRGEKLRKWTCIILYQWFAVSLLGFGTYIFVSQLAGDIYTNYFIMNGIGYISLPITWVLLKRVGRRLTHGCCAITAAVILFIMLAIHKDYPLTTTTMAIVALVIGNMNWGSIYLVTSELFPTLLRNIATGVGSTSARVGAIIAPYIGMTAQFPGLSLALPVTIFGAVALLNGALSYWLPETLFAKMHQTIEEAEAAKDYYGIPCCGRKPLIEEEDTKEPIEQKLTHQL, encoded by the exons atgGACGACAACGATTGGGCAATCTCTGGGCTTAAGCCTAACAGCATATCGACCAAGCAAAACCACTTTGACGACATCTTTGCTCACGTGCGCTCGTTCGGCAGCTACCAGAGAACGCTTTGGGTGGTGTTCTATTTCCTCATGTTCCCAGTCTGTGGGCAGTTCGTCTCTGTCGTGTTCGCATTCGGGACACCCCGGTTCCACTGTGCCACGCCCAACCTCACTTGCTCTCCAAATACGTGCTGCAACAACTGCACGGAATACGAGTTTGATGGACCGATGAGAACTACGGTATCTGAG TGGAATCTTATTTGTGACCGCGCGTACCTGGGCGCTACTCTGCAGTCCTGCTTCTTCGCGGGCATGCTGATCGGCTCTCTGGTCAGCGGTTTAATCTCGGATGCCTGGGGCCGAAAGAAGTGTTTCTATCTCTCATACGCCCTCATG GTCGTAGCGGGTGTTTCGTGCGTTTTTGTCGACTGCATCTCCTTCTTCGCCTTCCTTCGTTTTGTCGTCGGAGCTGGCACGGCTGGGGCTATGTTATCAAGATACGTACTTATCTGCGAGTTTGTGGGTCCAAAAACTCGTACTCTCATTGCTATCTACGGGGGTTTTACATGGATGACTACGGAATTGGTGAATTATGCAGTAGCTTTCCTTGTTCGGGACTGGAAAATGTTACTTTTGATTTACACAGCTCCTGGTGTACTGGCGATTTTCCTTTGGAG ATGGATCCCCGAGTCCCCTCGCTGGCTGCTTGCCCATGGCTACGTGGACGGGGCGCATTCCGTCATCATGAAGTACGGGCCCAAGAAAGGAAAAGAATCCGTGGACTCGGCTGCTCTGAGTGACTTAATACAGAGCACCCGCCAAGATCAGATAAAGGAAGAGAAAGAGTCAAAGAAATATACTCCCCTTGATATGCTAAGAGGGGAAAAGCTAAGAAAGTGGACTTGTATAATCCTCTATCAATG GTTCGCTGTGTCGCTCCTCGGATTCGGCACGTACATTTTCGTATCCCAGCTGGCAGGCGACATCTACACCAACTATTTTATCATGAATGGCATTGGTTACATCAGTTTACCAATCACATGGGTTCTCCTGAAGAG AGTGGGAAGAAGGCTGACACACGGGTGCTGTGCCATCACTGCGGCTGTCATACTGTTTATCATGCTGGCCATTCATAAGG ATTACCCATTGACTACAACTACTATGGCAATAGTCGCTTTGGTAATTGGTAACATGAACTGGGGCTCTATCTATCTCGTTACTTCTGAGCTTTTCCCAACTCTTTTGAG GAACATCGCCACTGGAGTAGGTTCTACGAGCGCTCGCGTTGGAGCCATCATAGCTCCGTACATCGGAATGACC GCACAGTTTCCAGGTCTCTCACTGGCTCTCCCGGTCACAATATTTGGCGCGGTCGCTCTGCTGAACGGTGCGCTCTCCTATTGGCTGCCAGAGACGCTGTTTGCCAAAATGCACCAGACGATCGAAGAGGCCGAGGCCGCTAAAGATTATTATGGGATACCTTGCTGCGGTAGGAAACCGCTGATTGAAGAAGAGGACACAAAGGAACCCATAGAACAGAAGCTTACCCATCAACTCTAA
- the LOC116603933 gene encoding organic cation transporter protein isoform X1 yields the protein MTKIPFANITMEAESQRTACTFDDIFKHVNSFGRYPQMMYFAFSFGFIFTMEGQFSGLVFLMGTPRFHCATPNITCSPNTCCNNCTEYEFDGPMRTTVSEWSLICGRAYLGTVLQACDFSGMVLGSLISGNLSDRLGRKKWCLYSAIILLISSTSSSFVDCPSFFAFLRFVVGMSTISLALAQYTYCLEAVGPEWRTMAGSAQGFFWNGNSVLAVLAAYLVRYWRNLILVYSTALLPILFAWKWIPESPRWLVAHGYVDEAYSVIMKYGPKKGKESVDSAALRDLIQNIHQDQIKEEKEAKIYNYMDLLRGRKLRKWSCILFYQWFSVALVTFGMYLFVEQLAGNLFVNYTIMRTVTTLRVFINWIVYGKFGRRFSHGVFQVMTGLILLLILAVYKDYPKVTTGLGLAGSILSANWSGLYLITSEIYPTVIRNSGLSAGSTVARIGAVLSPFIVMTGRLPGLSTAFPVSIFGTMAVTAGLSTYLLPETLFLKMCQTIKETEVAQEYYGLPCWGKSRDTDERAQAEIEGKEEITRL from the exons atgacaaaaataCCCTTTGCAAATATAACTATGGAAGCCGAATCACAGCGGACAGCTTGCACGTTTGACGATATCTTCAAGCACGTCAACTCGTTCGGAAGATACCCACAAATGATGTACTTTGCGTTTAGCTTTGGATTTATTTTTACCATGGAGGGCCAGTTTAGCGGACTGGTATTTCTTATGGGGACACCCCGGTTCCACTGTGCCACGCCCAACATCACTTGCTCTCCAAATACGTGCTGCAACAACTGCACGGAATACGAGTTTGATGGGCCGATGAGAACTACGGTATCTGAG tggAGCCTAATTTGTGGCCGAGCATACCTGGGCACTGTTCTGCAGGCGTGTGATTTCTCGGGGATGGTTCTGGGATCGTTAATAAGTGGTAATTTATCTGACCGTCTGGGAAGAAAAAAGTGGTGTCTGTACAGCGCTATTATTTTG CTCATTAGCAGCACGTCTTCTTCATTTGTGGATTGCCCATCGTTCTTCGCGTTCTTGCGGTTTGTAGTGGGTATGTCTACGATAAGTCTCGCATTGGCTCAGTACACCTACTGCCTCGAGGCAGTCGGGCCTGAATGGCGCACGATGGCGGGATCCGCTCAGGGCTTCTTCTGGAATGGTAACAGCGTCCTTGCCGTACTAGCAGCCTACCTAGTACGGTACTGGAGAAACTTAATCCTTGTCTACAGTACTGCTTTGTTGCCGATCCTGTTTGCTTGGAA ATGGATCCCCGAGTCCCCTCGCTGGCTGGTTGCCCATGGCTACGTGGACGAGGCGTATTCCGTCATCATGAAGTATGGACCCAAGAAAGGAAAAGAATCCGTGGACTCAGCCGCTTTGAGGGACTTGATACAGAACATCCACCAGGATCAGATAAAGGAAGAGAAAGAGGCGAAGATTTATAACTATATGGATTTGCTACGTGGAAGAAAGCTAAGGAAATGGTCGTGCATACTCTTTTATCAATG GTTCAGTGTTGCCCTGGTCACGTTTGGAATGTACTTGTTTGTGGAGCAGCTTGCAGGAAATTTATTCGTCAACTACACCATCATGAGGACTGTCACCACACTGCGTGTTTTCATCAACTGGATTGTGTACGGAAA GTTCGGGCGGCGATTTAGCCACGGCGTTTTCCAAGTCATGACTGGTCTTATTCTTCTCCTTATTCTTGCTGTTTACAAAG ACTACCCAAAAGTGACGACCGGTTTGGGATTAGCTGGATCAATTTTGAGTGCAAACTGGAGTGGTCTTTACCTCATCACATCTGAAATATACCCAACCGTAATAAG GAACTCGGGGCTAAGTGCGGGGTCTACGGTCGCTCGAATCGGCGCTGTGCTTTCTCCCTTCATTGTTATGACT GGTCGTCTTCCGGGCTTGAGTACGGCTTTTCCGGTTTCCATATTTGGCACCATGGCAGTTACCGCTGGCCTTTCGACGTATCTGCTTCCAGAGACGCTGTTCTTAAAGATGTGCCAGACGATAAAAGAGACCGAAGTCGCTCAAGAGTATTATGGGCTACCTTGCTGGGGGAAATCGCGGGATACAGATGAGCGGGCTCAAGCAGAAATAGAAGGAAAAGAAGAGATAACAAGGCTTTAG
- the LOC116603933 gene encoding organic cation transporter protein isoform X2, whose amino-acid sequence MTKIPFANITMEAESQRTACTFDDIFKHVNSFGRYPQMMYFAFSFGFIFTMEGQFSGLVFLMGTPRFHCATPNITCSPNTCCNNCTEYEFDGPMRTTVSELISSTSSSFVDCPSFFAFLRFVVGMSTISLALAQYTYCLEAVGPEWRTMAGSAQGFFWNGNSVLAVLAAYLVRYWRNLILVYSTALLPILFAWKWIPESPRWLVAHGYVDEAYSVIMKYGPKKGKESVDSAALRDLIQNIHQDQIKEEKEAKIYNYMDLLRGRKLRKWSCILFYQWFSVALVTFGMYLFVEQLAGNLFVNYTIMRTVTTLRVFINWIVYGKFGRRFSHGVFQVMTGLILLLILAVYKDYPKVTTGLGLAGSILSANWSGLYLITSEIYPTVIRNSGLSAGSTVARIGAVLSPFIVMTGRLPGLSTAFPVSIFGTMAVTAGLSTYLLPETLFLKMCQTIKETEVAQEYYGLPCWGKSRDTDERAQAEIEGKEEITRL is encoded by the exons atgacaaaaataCCCTTTGCAAATATAACTATGGAAGCCGAATCACAGCGGACAGCTTGCACGTTTGACGATATCTTCAAGCACGTCAACTCGTTCGGAAGATACCCACAAATGATGTACTTTGCGTTTAGCTTTGGATTTATTTTTACCATGGAGGGCCAGTTTAGCGGACTGGTATTTCTTATGGGGACACCCCGGTTCCACTGTGCCACGCCCAACATCACTTGCTCTCCAAATACGTGCTGCAACAACTGCACGGAATACGAGTTTGATGGGCCGATGAGAACTACGGTATCTGAG CTCATTAGCAGCACGTCTTCTTCATTTGTGGATTGCCCATCGTTCTTCGCGTTCTTGCGGTTTGTAGTGGGTATGTCTACGATAAGTCTCGCATTGGCTCAGTACACCTACTGCCTCGAGGCAGTCGGGCCTGAATGGCGCACGATGGCGGGATCCGCTCAGGGCTTCTTCTGGAATGGTAACAGCGTCCTTGCCGTACTAGCAGCCTACCTAGTACGGTACTGGAGAAACTTAATCCTTGTCTACAGTACTGCTTTGTTGCCGATCCTGTTTGCTTGGAA ATGGATCCCCGAGTCCCCTCGCTGGCTGGTTGCCCATGGCTACGTGGACGAGGCGTATTCCGTCATCATGAAGTATGGACCCAAGAAAGGAAAAGAATCCGTGGACTCAGCCGCTTTGAGGGACTTGATACAGAACATCCACCAGGATCAGATAAAGGAAGAGAAAGAGGCGAAGATTTATAACTATATGGATTTGCTACGTGGAAGAAAGCTAAGGAAATGGTCGTGCATACTCTTTTATCAATG GTTCAGTGTTGCCCTGGTCACGTTTGGAATGTACTTGTTTGTGGAGCAGCTTGCAGGAAATTTATTCGTCAACTACACCATCATGAGGACTGTCACCACACTGCGTGTTTTCATCAACTGGATTGTGTACGGAAA GTTCGGGCGGCGATTTAGCCACGGCGTTTTCCAAGTCATGACTGGTCTTATTCTTCTCCTTATTCTTGCTGTTTACAAAG ACTACCCAAAAGTGACGACCGGTTTGGGATTAGCTGGATCAATTTTGAGTGCAAACTGGAGTGGTCTTTACCTCATCACATCTGAAATATACCCAACCGTAATAAG GAACTCGGGGCTAAGTGCGGGGTCTACGGTCGCTCGAATCGGCGCTGTGCTTTCTCCCTTCATTGTTATGACT GGTCGTCTTCCGGGCTTGAGTACGGCTTTTCCGGTTTCCATATTTGGCACCATGGCAGTTACCGCTGGCCTTTCGACGTATCTGCTTCCAGAGACGCTGTTCTTAAAGATGTGCCAGACGATAAAAGAGACCGAAGTCGCTCAAGAGTATTATGGGCTACCTTGCTGGGGGAAATCGCGGGATACAGATGAGCGGGCTCAAGCAGAAATAGAAGGAAAAGAAGAGATAACAAGGCTTTAG